The following DNA comes from Marichromatium purpuratum 984.
TGAAGCATGCCGCGGTCAATGGGCTGCTCGAGAGCCTGCGCGAGGCGCTGGCGGACAACCAGAACTGAATCCTATGGGGTCCGTGGCGACGGACCGGGAGTGACATCCGTGACCGAGATCCAACGTCTTGACACCACCGACGCCGACTACCGGGAGCGGCTCGACGGCCTCCTGGCCTGGGAGTCGGTCTCCGACGATCGCGTCCAGCAGACGGTCGCCGAGATCATCCGCGAGGTGCGCGCGCGCGGCGACGCGGCGCTGATCGATTACACCGCTCGTTTCGACCGCTGGTCGCCGGCCGCCGCCGCCGACCTGGAGATCCCGCGTGCGCGTCTGGCCACCGCCTGGGAGCGTATCCCCGCAGCGCAGCGCGAGGCGCTGGAGCAGGCCGCCGCGCGCATCCGTGCCTATGCCGAGCACCAGCGCGTCGAATCGTGGAGCTTCGAGGAGGCCGACGGCACCCTGCTCGGTCAGCAGGTCACGCCGCTCGATCGCGCCGGGCTCTACGTCCCCGGCGGCAAGGCGGCCTATCCCTCCTCGGTGCTGATGAACGCCATCCCGGCCAAGGTCGCCGGGGTCGCCGAGCTGATCATGGTGGTGCCGACCCCGGATGGCGAACTCAACGAGCTGGTGCTCGCCGCCGCGTATGTCGCCGGGGTCGATCGCGCCTTCGCCATCGGTGGCGCCCAGGCGGTGGCCGCGCTCGCCTACGGCACCGAGTCGGTACCGCCGGTCGACAAGGTCGTCGGCCCCGGCAACATCTATGTCGCCACCGCCAAGCGTGCGGTGTTCGGCCAGGTCGGTATCGACATGGTCGCCGGTCCCTCCGAGATCCTGGTGGTGTGCGACGGCCACACCGATCCCGACTGGATCGCCATGGACCTCTTCTCCCAGGCCGAGCACGACGAGGATGCGCAGTCGATCCTGGTGAGCTGGGACCGCGACTTCCTCGACCGCGTGGCGGCTAGCATCGAGCGGCTGCTGCCGACCATGGAGCGCGCCGAGATCATCGCCACCGCGCTGCGCGCCCGGGGTGCGCTGATCGCCGCGCGTGACCTCGACGACGCCATCGCGGTGGCCAACCAGATCGCCCCCGAGCACCTCGAGCTGTCGCTGGCCGATCCGCAGGCGGTGGTCGGGCGCATCCGTCACGCCGGCGCCATCTTCATGGGTCGCTATACCGCCGAGGCCCTGGGTGACTACTGCGCCGGCCCCAATCACGTGCTGCCGACCTCGCGTACCGCGCGCTTCTCCTCGCCGCTGGGGGTCTACGACTTCCAGAAGCGCTCGAGCCTGATCATGGCCTCGGCCGCTGGTGCCGCCACGCTCTCGCGCACCGCCTCGGTGCTGGCGCGTGGCGAGGGCCTGACCGCGCACGCGCGCTCGGCCGAGTATCGCGGCGAGGACGCCGCCGAATAGCCTCTGGTGGCGTGACATGACCACGGTGATCGATGCGTTGGTCCGCCCCGAGATCCAGGCCATACCGGCCTATCGGGTCGCGGCGGCGGACGGGATGATCAAGCTCGACGCGATGGAAAATCCCTACGGCTGGCCCGATGAGTTGAAGGCGGAATGGCTCGAGACCCTGCGCGGGCTCGACCTCAATCGCTATCCCGACCCCAACGGCGAGGCGCTGCACACGGCGCTGCGCGAGACCATGGGGATCGGCCCCGAGTTCGAGCTGTTGCTCGGCAACGGCTCCGACGAACTCATCCAGATGCTGGCGATGACCGTCGGCGGCCCCGGACGGCGGCTGCTGTCGCTCGATCCGGGGTTCGTGATGTACCGTCAGATCGCCCAGTGCGCGGGCATGGAGTACGTCGGGGTGCCGCTGCGCGCCGACTTCGCCATCGACCTGCCGGCGGTGCTCGCAGCGATCGAGCGTGAGCGCCCGGCACTGATCTTCCTCGCCTATCCCAACAACCCCACCGGCAACCGCTTCGACTCCGAGGACATGGTGCGCATCATCGAGGCCGCCCCCGGCCTGGTGGTGGTCGACGAGGCCTATGCGCCCTTCACCGACACCAGCTTCCTCGGTCTGCTCGGCGACTGGCCCAATCTGCTGGTGATGCGCACCGTCTCGAAGATGGGGCTGGCCGGGCTGCGTCTGGGCTATCTGGTGGGGCCGCGCGACTGGCTGTCGCAGATCGACAAGACCCGGCTGCCCTACAACATCAACGTCCTCACCCAGGTCTCGGCGGTGTTTGCGCTGCGTCACAAGGCGCTGTTCGACGCCCAGACCCGGGCGATCCGCGAGGAACGCGCGCGGCTGTTCGCGGCGCTCGCCACGCTCGACGGCCTGCACCCCTATCCGAGCGAGGCCAACTTCATCCTCGTGCGTACCCCCAGGGGGCGCGCCGGTGGTCTGTTCTCGGCGCTGTGCGAGCGCGGCGTGCTGGTGAAGAACCTCGACGGCAGCGATCCGGCCCTCGCCGACTGTCTGCGCATCACCGTCGGTACCCCGGAGGAGAACGCGGTGCTCGTCGATGCGCTGCGCTCGGCACTGTGCGCGAGCGGCTGATCGACGACTTCGGTGCCGCCGATGGCCGTTCGTGTCTCGGCACCCGCTGGCGGCTGGTCGCCGATCAGGTGATGGGCGGGCGCTCGCAGGGCGCTCACTGGTACGGCGAGGCGGACGGTCGGCGGGTGCTGTGCATGCGCGGCGCGGTGAGCCTGGCCGAGGGTGGTGGTTTCCTCCAGCTGTTGCTGCCGCTTGCCGCGTCGGGGACGCTGGATGCCGGTGACTTCACCGGGGTCTGGCTGCGGGTGCGCGGCAACGGTGAGGATTACAACCTCCATCTCAAGAGCGACGCGCTGCACCACCCCTGGCAGTCCTATCGCGCGGGATTCACCGCGACCCCGGTGTGGCGCACCTGCCATCTGCCCTTCGCCGCGTTCAGGCCGCACCGTATCGATCGTCCGCTCGACCCGCGTCGGCTGACCCGGCTCGGCGTGGTCGCCATCGGTCGGGCCTTCGAGGCCGAACTCTGTCTCGACGCCATCGGGCTCTATCGCGACTGATCGCGTCGTGATCGCAGGCTATCTGCTGCTCTTCGTCTCGGCCTTCCTTGCCGCGACCCTGTTGCCGGCCTCCTCCGAAGTTACCCTCTATGCGCTGTTGCAGGCCGGGGCCACGCCCTGGCTGCTGCTGCTCGTCGCCACCCTCGGCAACACCCTGGGGTCGTTGCTCAACTGGTGGCTGGGGCGGGCGCTGTTGCGTTTTCAGGGGCGGCGCTGGTTCCACTTCACCCCGGCGCAGATCGCCGCCGCGCAGACACGCTTCGCCCGCTACGGGGTGTGGACCCTGCTGTTTGCCTGGGCGCCGCTGGTCGGTGACGCCCTGACCCTGGTCGCCGGGGTGATGCGGGTGCCGCTGCGCCTGTTTCTGCCGCTGGTCGCGCTCGGCAAGGGCGCACGCTATGCGCTGATCCTGTGGCTGGCGGGCTGAGCGCCTGTCGCTACCACAGCCGCAATAGGAAGTAGAGCGCCATGCTCAGGGTGACGGTGAGCAGCACCCGGTGGGTGCGCCAGGCGAGCAGCGCGGCCAGGGTGGCGGCGGCGAGCTCGGGGAGGGCGAGGGCGAACCGGCCGGGCTCGCCGTGGATGAACACCACCGGGCCCCAGATCGCGGTGAGCACCGCCGGGCCGGCATAGCGCAGCATGCCGCGCAGATGGCGGTTGAGCCGCAGCGGCAGCGCCGGTTCGAGGAACAGATAGCGGCTGGCGAAGATCACCAGGGTGAGGGCGAGCAGATCGAACAGGCTCATGGCGCCACCTGCTCGGTGACATAGCCCGCGCCCATCCCCGCCAGCGCGGCGAGCACCAGGCCGCCGGGAAGCCCCAGATGGGCGGCGAGCACCGCCACCACCAGTGCGCTCAGCGCCGCGACCCACAGTGCTCGGTCGATCAGGTTGGGCACGACGATGGCGATGAAGGTCGCCGCCACCGCGAACTCCAACCCCAGACCCTCGATCCCGGGCAGGGTCTCGCCCATCACTACCCCGACCAGGGTGGCCAGGTTCCACACCAGATAGAAGACCAGTCCGGCGCCGAGCATGTACCAGCGGTCGAAGGCGGGGGCGTCGTGACGGGTGCAGACGGCAAACAGCTCGTCGGTGAGGAGAAAGCCCAGCGGCAGGCGCCAGCGCAGCGGCAGCGTGCCGACCCGGTCACGCAGGCTGAGACCGTAGAGCAGGTGTCGGGCGGTGATGAAGGCGGTGGCCAGCAGCATGGCGGCGAGCGAGGCGCCGTCCTGGCCCATGCCGATCACCACCAGCTGGACCGCGCCGGCGAACAGGATCAGCGACAGCGCCTGTCCCTCCAGTGGCGAGAGTCCGGCGCTGACGGCATAGGAGCCGGCGAGCAGTCCCCAGGGAACGACTGCCAGACAGAGTGGCGCGATCGCCACCGCGCCGCGCGCGAGACGTCTGCCGGGGTGGGGGAGTGGTGCTGCGTTCATGCGGTTTCTGGCGTTGCCGTGGAGCGCTCGAGCCTAGCGCTCGCGCGGCGGCGGCGTCTTGTACGTTCTTGCGCGGTACTGGGCCAGATACTGCCCCGGGGTGATGCCGCGGGCGCGCTTGAAGTGGCGGTGCAGGTGACTCTGGTCGTGGAAGCCTGCGGCGCAGGCCGCCGCGCCGATCGTCGCGCCCTGGCGCAGCAGCGCGGCGGCCCGCCTGAGCCTGACCTGGATCTGATAGGCGTGCGGTGGCAGGCCGTAGCGACGGTGGAAACCGCGTACCAGGTGCGCGGGGCTGCAGTCGGCGAGTCGGGCCAGCTCGGCGAGCGGGAGTTCCGCCTCGGGGGTCTGTGCGAGCCGGTCACGAACCCTCGCCAGCCCGCGCTCGGCGGGTAACGCGCCCGGCGTGGTGCGCATGCCGGCATGGGTTCGCATCAGTTGTGCGAGAGTGTCGTGGAGTGCGGTGTCGCGTGCGAGCCGATCGGTGGACTGCTCGAGCAGCGCGAAGAGCAGCCGCAGCCGCTGCGCCAGCGCGGGATCATGCACCACGGGGGAGCGGAACCAGGGGGCGCGGCGACCTGCCTGGCCGAGTGCGCTCCAGACCTGCTCGAACTGCTCGGGCGTGGGGTAGAGTGCGCGATAGGCCCAGCCTCCGGCGGTGGCGGCGTGTCCGGTGTGGATGGTGTCGGCGTTGACCAGGATGATGCTGTCGGTCGGGGCGAGATGATCGGCGCCGGCGTTGAAGAAGGCCTCGGTGCCGCGCTCGACCAGGGCGATGCTGTAGCCGGCATGGGCATGACGTGAGAAACGCTGGTGAAGGTAGTTCGCGCTTAGTCGTTCGAGTCCGCCGAGTTCGTCGCCGACGCTGAAGTGGACGGATTCTGCGGATGGGCGCCGAGACATGGGAGGGTTGGCTGGTGCGCGGTGTTGCCGTCGTGTCGGTTGTCGGCGGAGGGGCAGGGCGAACGTCTGGTCTCGCAGTGTAGCAGTGTCTGTCGCTGCTTGCGGTAGTGGGGGTCGAGTTCACTCCAGGCGATGCAGCCGTTGCGCCCGTTGGCCTTGATCCAGTAGAGGGCGTCGTCGGCGCGCTTGACGATCTCCTGTGGGTCGCGGGGTGGTGCGAACTGGGGTTGCGGCTGCTGCTCGCCGACCACGGTGTAGCCGATGCTGACGGTCACCTGGATATGGGTGCAGGCATTGAGCCGGATCGGGTCGCGGTGCAGTCGCGCGCGCAGTTGCGCCAGTCGGGCGCAGGCGTCCTCGGGGGAGATGCGGTGCATGATCAGCGCGAACTCCTCGCCGCCGATCCGTGCCAGTACGTCGTCGGTGCGGGTGTCGGCGCGGAGGATGCCGGCGAGTCGCGCGAGCACCCGGTCGCCACCGAGATGGCCGTAGGTGTCGTTGATCCGCTTGAAGTGGTCGATGTCGAGGATGGCGAAGGTGAAGGGCTCGCCGCTGCGATGATGGTGCTCGAAGCAGTCGGCGATCCGCTCCCAGAAGAAACGCGCGTTGTAGAGCCCGGTGAGCTTGTCGGTGACCGCCTCGATGCGCAGCTCGGCATTGAGCGCGCGGATACGCTCGGCCTGGCTGCCGATATCGCGCTCGCGCTGCTCGATGGCGCGTCGCATCCACAGGATCTCGCGCTTGAGCCGGTTGAGCTCGTTCTCGTCGTCGGGGTCGTGTGGCTGCTCGGCCGTCGGCAGAGGGACGGCGTAGTTGCCACGCTTGAGTCCCTCGAGTGCGTTGCCGATCTGGTGCAGATCGCGCAGACAGATCCAGGGCAGCAGCAGTGGGTTGAGGGTGAAGGCGGTGACCAGGGTCATCAGCGCGAACACCAGCAGTGGACCGAGCTGCTCGGCGCCCATGATCAGCGGACCGAAGAGGGCGCTGCCGAGGCCGAGGGTGAGGGTCTGGGCGCACATGATCCGGGCGCCGATCTTGAGCTGCATCGAGGGCTGTCAGGTCATCGGGAATGGTTCGATGATACCATTTGATAGGAAATGATATTCGTTATCATTTAAAAGCTGTGACCTGGTCGTGATGACGGCGCTCGACCGTCATCACGATCGGCACACCGCAGACCTTGAGAGCGTGCCGCCCTCAGTGCGCTCGACTGGGAGGCCCGGGGATCAGCAGCAGCGCCGCCAGCCCGTAGAGACCGGTGAGACCGACCAGCAGCAGCTCGGCGCCGGCCTGGGCCGGTTGGGGGCGGTGTCGTTTCAGTCGGACGAGGGTGAGTAGCAGCGCGAGACCGATGCCGAAGAGCGCACTCGGTCCGTGTGGTCGTGGCATGAGTTGCAGGTAGCGCTGATCGGGATCGTGCAGCGCCAGCTCGAAGGGGACCAGGGCCTCCCAGATCCGCTCGCCGACTCCCTCGCGGTGTGTCGTCATCGCGCGCCGGTGGCTGGCGATCGGTTGCCACTGGTGATCCATGACCACGGCCTGGATCTGTTGTTGATCGCTGTAGATCGCGGTGCGGTGGAGTGGGTCGAAGAGGATCTTCAGTGCCATCCGGTCGGGCTGGTAGCCGGGCAGCTCGAGCGGAACCAGTCCGTAGTCGGCCTCGCGCAGCAGCAGCAGACGGTCGTCGCGGGTGAGCAGGATGCCGAGGATCTCGCGGCGCTTGTTCTCGGTCACCTTGAGATGACGGATCTCGACCCCGACGGGAAGCGGCACCCGGTCCACCCGGGGCTGGCCGTCGACCCGACGTAGATGGAACAGCGCGCCCTGCGCGTCGAGCAGGAAGTGACCGGCGTCGAAGGCCTTGAGGATCGACACCCGAGCGAAGGTCGCCTGTACCGGGAAGCGAAAACCGGCCTCGGCCAGGGTGTTGGTGAAGCGCTCGCTGAGTTCCGGGTCGCGGCGGTTGTGGTCGCTGTCGATGAAGGTCAGCTCGTTGCCGGGACGCACCACGTTCTCGGGGAAGCGCAGCCGTGCCCGCCCCGGGTTCGACTCCAGCAGCGGGTAGAGCGCGATGCGCGGGGCGTGCTCCGGCAGCTCGCGTGGTTTGAGTTCGAGCACCTGACGCTCGGCGACGATCGTCTCGCGGTCGAAGCGCTGACCGGCCAACGCCAGCGGCAGGCGTCCCCACAGCTCCATGTTCTTGTAGTAGATGAAGGGGATCAGGGTCTCGAAGGTGCGGCGATCGTAGTCGGTGCCGTTCTCGTCGCGATAGACGAACTGGTGGCCGGGGCCGAGTTGTTCGGTATAGACGAAACGCTCGATCACCGGGCTGTAGAACAGCCGGGTCTTGCCGAGACGCTGCTCGGCGAGCAGCCCGTGGAGCTGGGGCAGCCACACCGCGAGCAGAAAGACGGTGAGCAGGAGGAGTGCCCAGCGGGCGAGTCTGGCGGTCATCGACTCAATTCCGGTGACGATAGCGGTGGACGGGCAGTACGACGGCCGGCAGCAGCAACAGCGAGGCCCCCGTCAGCCAGGGCAGGATGCGGTCGTATTCCTGATAACCCTGGTGGCGATAGAGCAGCGCGAGCAGCGCGGCCCCGAGTGCGAGGTTGATCAGGCGCCGGCCAGGCACCGGCTCCAGCAGCGCCAGGGTGGTGGCGAGATAGGCGACCCAGCCGCCGAGCAGCCAGGGCAGGGCGGTGAGCAGGGCGCTGAACGCCGCCTCGTGCGGGAACCACAGCCCGACCAGGGTATAGAGCGCGGCGGCGTCGAGCAGTGCCAGTGCGCCGCCGAGCGCGGCACCGATACCGACCCAGGCGAGCACCAGCAGCTCGGTGCGCAGCGGCAGGTGTAGCGACAGCCGCAGCCGCCCGGCGAGCATCTCCGGCCCGAACTGGGCGACGGCGAGCGCCGCGCCGGTGATCGCGGGCAGGTACTGCAGCTGGGTATGGAGCAGACGGCGCAGCTCGAAGGCCCAGTACCAGACCATCTCCGAGTGTTCGATGCGGAACTGGTGGCGCAGTGCGAGCAGCAGCTGGGCGAGTAGCGCGAGATGGATCAGCAGCGCGGCGACCCACACCCAGCGCAGCTTCAGCCATTCCTTGAGAACGATGGCGCGGAGCATGTCAGTACTTCCCGGTCAATCCGATGAAGGCGTCCTCGAGCGTCATCGGCAGCACCTCGCCGAGCCGCGCACCGGGCCACTGCTCGGCCAGCCGAGCCGCGATTCGGTCGCGTTCGGCGAAGCTGTAGAGACGCGGTTGGCGGCCGTGCAGGTCGAGGTTACGGATCAACCGGTCGGTGGGCGGTGGCGGTTGTTCGCCGGGGGTGAGCGCGAAGCAGCGGAAGTCGCGACGGAAGTCGGCCAGCGGCATCTGCAGCAGCTCGCCGCCGCGTTGCAGAAAGATCACCTCGTCGACCAATTCCTCCATGTCCTGCACCACGTGCGAGGTGAGAAAGACGGTGCGCTCGCCCGCGTCGAGATAGCGCGCCAGATAGTCGAGGAACAGCCGTCGGTAACCGGCGTCGAGCCCCATCGAGTAGTCGTCGAGGATCATCAGCTCGGGGTCTTGGGCAAAGATCAGCCCGAGGACCACCTGTGAGCGCTGACCGCACGACATGTTGGCGATGCGGTGGTCGCGCGGCAGCTGCATGCGATCGACCAGGTCGTAGTAACGTTCATGACGCCAGTTCGGGTAGAACGGGCGATAGAAGCGCTCGATCTGCTCGATGGTCATGAAGTCGTAGGCCAGGTGGCCCTCGAACAGCAGTCCGATCCGTGCCCGGGTGGCCGGGGAGAGCGCGTGCGAGTCCTCGCCGAGCACCCGGCAATGACCGCCGGCGGGGCGCTGGAAGCCCATCAGCAGCCGGATCAGGGTGGTCTTGCCGACCCCGTTCTTGCCCAGCAGGGCGACGACCTTGCCGCGTGGGACGCGGAACTCGAGGTCGCGATAGAGGGTGCGGCGCCCATAGTGGTGGGTGAGGCCGGAGACCTCGATGGCGGTGTCGCTCATCCTTGGGAGGGCGCTCAGCGACGGCCCTGGCCGATGCGTGGTGGTGTCACCCGGGGCGGCGCGGTGGTGGCGCAGCCGCCACCCTTGCCCTTGCCCGAGCAGCCGCCACAGCGACCGCGGTTGGCCCACAGGGTGCGGTAGAGATAGTAGAGCGCTGCGCCGAGCGCGATCAGCGGGATGAGGCTGTCGGCCCAGCCGAGCGCGTTGCCGGCGGCGACCACCGTCGCGGCGCTGCTGTCGGTTGCGGTCTCTTGCATGCGGTGCTCCGTGGTCTGCGAATGGGGGCGGCCGGGGCGCGGCCCCGGCCCCCGGTCAGCCGTGTTCGGGTGCGGTGGTCAGGGCGACGGGGCGTCTCCGGCCCGGCCCGGTGAACAACCCGAGCAGCAACAGCAGCGCGAGCGCGCCGAAGTAGGTCCAGCTCATCATCTCGATCCCCGAGGAGCCGGTGACGATACCGATGGTGTAGACCGCGCTGGCCACACCGAGCCCGAGCAGTGTCGGGAAGACGATCGAGAACAGCATCCACTTGTAGGAGCCGGTCTGGACCTTGACCATCACCGTGGTGGCGAGACAGGGCGGGTAGAGCGCGAAGAACAGGATCACCGCCACCGCGGTGAGTGCGGTGGCGCCGCCGGCGCGGGTCTCCTCGCCCATGCGTTGCTCGAGCGTGGCGTTCTGGTCCTCGTCCTGCTGGAACAGCACCCCGAGGGTGGCGACGCTGCTCTCGCGCGCGGCGAAGGAGGAGAGCAGGGCGACGTTGATCTTCCAGTCGAAGCCGGCGAACTGGGTCACCGGCTCCATGCCGCGCCCGATGATGCCGAGGATCGAGCTGGTGATGCGCTCCTCCTTCATCTCGCGGCGCAGCGACTTGCGCGCCGAGCTGAGCTTGCGCAGCTGCCGGCTCGCTTGGCGGGCGTCGCGATCGCCCTTGGGCGGCGCGACCAGCGGGAAGTAGTCGGGGTTGCGTCGCTCGAAGCGTGCCTTGACCGCGCGTGAGCCCTCGGCCCCGGAGGCATTGAGCTTGGCGCGCTTGTAGTCGTTGTAATAGTTGAGCAGCGGGGTGATGTGCTCGGGGCTGGCGACCCAGTCATAGGCGTTGCCCGCCATCGCCTGCTCGAAGTTGCTCACCGCCGCGCGACCGCGCTCCTCGAAGTCGGCCATGCGGGTGTCGGAGAGTCCGGGCAGGTGCAGCAGGGTGAAGACCACCACTGCCACCGCGATGACGATGGTGCCGACCTTCTTGATGTAGAGCCAGGTGCGATCGATGGCGCGACGCAGCACGCCACCGAGGGTCGGCAGGTGATAGGCCGGCAACTCCATGACGAAGGGGGAGGTCTCCTCGCCGCGCAGTACGGTACGGGTGAGCAGCTTGGCCACCAGCAGCGCGAAGATGATGGTCATGGTCGAGATGTAGAACATCATCAGCGCCTTGTGCTCGACGAAGAAGATCCCGAGCAGCAGGGTGTAGAGCGGCACCTTGGCCAGACAGTTCATGAAGGGCACGGTGAGGATGGTGGCCATCCGTGCGCGGTTGTCGGGGATGCCCTTGGTGGCCATCACCCCGGGCACCGCACAGCCGCCGGCGAATACCCCGGCGAGGATGAAGGGCAGGGTACTCTGGCCGTGCAGCCCGAAGCGGTGCAGCACCTTGTCGAGGATGAAGGCGATGCGCGCCATGTAGCCCGAGTCCTCGAGCACCGCGATCAGCGCGAAGAGGATGAGGAAGATCGGCACATAGTTGAGCAGGGTGTTGGCCGAGTCGACCAGCCACAGCCCGAGCGCGCGGGTGTAGGGATCGACCAGGAAGCCGGCATCGGGCAGTACCCCGGCGACCAGCTCGCGCATCCCGGCGAGCAGCGGCCAGGTGTAGTTGGTCAGCTCGTAGCCCCAGACGATCGCCACCTGATAGATCAGGAACACGGTGAGCACCAGGAAGGCCGGCGCGGCGAGACGGTTGAGCAACACGCGGTCGATGCGCTCGGTCAGGGTGGTGCGCGGACGGTCCTCGCGTCGCTCGACCACGCCCTCGAGCAGTTGCCCGACGCTCTGGTCGCGACAGGCCGCGAGATGGTCGGCGACATCGAGTCGCGCCTGGGTCTCGAAGTCGCGGCGCCGCCGCGCCGCCTCCTGGAGCAGGGCCTCGGCCTGTGGTGCGGGCAGACGCTCGCGCAGCTGACGCTGCGCCTGGGCGTCGTCCTCGAGCAGCTTGAGCGCGAGCCAGCGCGCGGGCACGGCGGCCAGCTCCGGGGTGGTGGTCGTGTGCTCGACGAGTGCGCCGATCGCCGGTTCCAGCTCGCCGTAGTCGACCGCGGCGGCGGTCTCGCGGTGATCGCACGCACGCGCGCGAATCGCCCCGCGCAGCGCCTCGCGCCCCTCGGCCTTGCGCCCGACGGTGGGGATCACCGGGACATCGAGTCGTGCGGCCAGGCGCTGCGGGTCGATCTCCAGCCCGCGCCCGGCGGCGACGTCCATCATGTTCAGCGCCAGCACCAACGGCAGCTCCATCTCCTGGAGCTGCAGGGTGAGGTGCAGCGAACGGCGCAGGTTGGAGCCGTCGACCACGTTGACGACGACGTCCGGGCGCTCCTGGATGAGGAAGTCGCGCGCCACCCGTTCCTCCAGCGAGAAGGAGGTCAGGCTGTAGGTGCCGGGCAGGTCGACGATGCGTACCCGGCCCTCGGTGTCGCCGTACTGGCCGTACTTCTTGTCGACCGTCACCCCGGGGTAGTTGGCGACGTGCTGGCGCGCCCCGGTGAGGGCGTTGAACAGGGTCGACTTGCCGGCGTTCTGCTGACCGGCGAGGGCGACCAGCAGGTCTCTGCGCTCAGTCATCGTCGCCGACCTCGATGGTGGCTGCCTCCTGACGGCGCAGGGTGACGTTGGTCGCCTCCAACTGCAGTTCGATGGGGTCGTTCAGTGGCGCGCTGCGCACCAGCACCACCTCGACGTTCGGCATCAGTCCCAGGTCCATGAGGCGCTGGCGCACGGCGCCACGGGCGTGGTGACGACGGATGCGCGCGCGATGGCCGGGATGCATGTCGTTGAGGGTGCGGTGGGGGCAGTTCGGTCGGTTCGGCATGGCGAGGCCTTGAGCAGTACGAGCGGGCTGAAGGCGGAATTCTAGACTTATTGATGCCATAGCGCAAATGATAAAGATTAGCGTTTGCGCGATTATGTCCTCTTGGGGTAAGGTTTCTCGCGCCCCGAATCGACCGGGATGCCGATCCCGGCGACGACGAAAATCGCAATCTGGAGAGTTCGATGCGCAAGATCCTGCCGCCACTGACGCTGCTTGCAGCCACCCTGGTCGCCACCCCGGCCCTGGCCCACACGCCGCTGTGCTCCTGCTACGACAACGGTGACGGTACCGTCTTCTGCGAGGGCGGATTCTCCGATGGCTCCTCTGCCTCCGGGGTGGCGATCCGCGTGCTCGATGCCGGCGGCAATGCCGTCATTGAGGGGGAGATGACCGAGGACAGCGAGTTCGAGTTCGACAAGCCCGATGGCGAGTACAAGGTGGTGTTCGACGCCGGTCCCGG
Coding sequences within:
- the hisD gene encoding histidinol dehydrogenase — its product is MTEIQRLDTTDADYRERLDGLLAWESVSDDRVQQTVAEIIREVRARGDAALIDYTARFDRWSPAAAADLEIPRARLATAWERIPAAQREALEQAAARIRAYAEHQRVESWSFEEADGTLLGQQVTPLDRAGLYVPGGKAAYPSSVLMNAIPAKVAGVAELIMVVPTPDGELNELVLAAAYVAGVDRAFAIGGAQAVAALAYGTESVPPVDKVVGPGNIYVATAKRAVFGQVGIDMVAGPSEILVVCDGHTDPDWIAMDLFSQAEHDEDAQSILVSWDRDFLDRVAASIERLLPTMERAEIIATALRARGALIAARDLDDAIAVANQIAPEHLELSLADPQAVVGRIRHAGAIFMGRYTAEALGDYCAGPNHVLPTSRTARFSSPLGVYDFQKRSSLIMASAAGAATLSRTASVLARGEGLTAHARSAEYRGEDAAE
- the hisC gene encoding histidinol-phosphate transaminase, yielding MTTVIDALVRPEIQAIPAYRVAAADGMIKLDAMENPYGWPDELKAEWLETLRGLDLNRYPDPNGEALHTALRETMGIGPEFELLLGNGSDELIQMLAMTVGGPGRRLLSLDPGFVMYRQIAQCAGMEYVGVPLRADFAIDLPAVLAAIERERPALIFLAYPNNPTGNRFDSEDMVRIIEAAPGLVVVDEAYAPFTDTSFLGLLGDWPNLLVMRTVSKMGLAGLRLGYLVGPRDWLSQIDKTRLPYNINVLTQVSAVFALRHKALFDAQTRAIREERARLFAALATLDGLHPYPSEANFILVRTPRGRAGGLFSALCERGVLVKNLDGSDPALADCLRITVGTPEENAVLVDALRSALCASG
- a CDS encoding CIA30 family protein: MRERLIDDFGAADGRSCLGTRWRLVADQVMGGRSQGAHWYGEADGRRVLCMRGAVSLAEGGGFLQLLLPLAASGTLDAGDFTGVWLRVRGNGEDYNLHLKSDALHHPWQSYRAGFTATPVWRTCHLPFAAFRPHRIDRPLDPRRLTRLGVVAIGRAFEAELCLDAIGLYRD
- a CDS encoding YqaA family protein; the protein is MIAGYLLLFVSAFLAATLLPASSEVTLYALLQAGATPWLLLLVATLGNTLGSLLNWWLGRALLRFQGRRWFHFTPAQIAAAQTRFARYGVWTLLFAWAPLVGDALTLVAGVMRVPLRLFLPLVALGKGARYALILWLAG
- a CDS encoding AzlD domain-containing protein, whose protein sequence is MSLFDLLALTLVIFASRYLFLEPALPLRLNRHLRGMLRYAGPAVLTAIWGPVVFIHGEPGRFALALPELAAATLAALLAWRTHRVLLTVTLSMALYFLLRLW
- a CDS encoding AzlC family ABC transporter permease, with translation MNAAPLPHPGRRLARGAVAIAPLCLAVVPWGLLAGSYAVSAGLSPLEGQALSLILFAGAVQLVVIGMGQDGASLAAMLLATAFITARHLLYGLSLRDRVGTLPLRWRLPLGFLLTDELFAVCTRHDAPAFDRWYMLGAGLVFYLVWNLATLVGVVMGETLPGIEGLGLEFAVAATFIAIVVPNLIDRALWVAALSALVVAVLAAHLGLPGGLVLAALAGMGAGYVTEQVAP
- a CDS encoding AraC family transcriptional regulator, with the protein product MSRRPSAESVHFSVGDELGGLERLSANYLHQRFSRHAHAGYSIALVERGTEAFFNAGADHLAPTDSIILVNADTIHTGHAATAGGWAYRALYPTPEQFEQVWSALGQAGRRAPWFRSPVVHDPALAQRLRLLFALLEQSTDRLARDTALHDTLAQLMRTHAGMRTTPGALPAERGLARVRDRLAQTPEAELPLAELARLADCSPAHLVRGFHRRYGLPPHAYQIQVRLRRAAALLRQGATIGAAACAAGFHDQSHLHRHFKRARGITPGQYLAQYRARTYKTPPPRER
- a CDS encoding GGDEF domain-containing protein, producing MQLKIGARIMCAQTLTLGLGSALFGPLIMGAEQLGPLLVFALMTLVTAFTLNPLLLPWICLRDLHQIGNALEGLKRGNYAVPLPTAEQPHDPDDENELNRLKREILWMRRAIEQRERDIGSQAERIRALNAELRIEAVTDKLTGLYNARFFWERIADCFEHHHRSGEPFTFAILDIDHFKRINDTYGHLGGDRVLARLAGILRADTRTDDVLARIGGEEFALIMHRISPEDACARLAQLRARLHRDPIRLNACTHIQVTVSIGYTVVGEQQPQPQFAPPRDPQEIVKRADDALYWIKANGRNGCIAWSELDPHYRKQRQTLLHCETRRSPCPSADNRHDGNTAHQPTLPCLGAHPQNPSTSASATNSADSND
- a CDS encoding DUF4857 domain-containing protein — translated: MTARLARWALLLLTVFLLAVWLPQLHGLLAEQRLGKTRLFYSPVIERFVYTEQLGPGHQFVYRDENGTDYDRRTFETLIPFIYYKNMELWGRLPLALAGQRFDRETIVAERQVLELKPRELPEHAPRIALYPLLESNPGRARLRFPENVVRPGNELTFIDSDHNRRDPELSERFTNTLAEAGFRFPVQATFARVSILKAFDAGHFLLDAQGALFHLRRVDGQPRVDRVPLPVGVEIRHLKVTENKRREILGILLTRDDRLLLLREADYGLVPLELPGYQPDRMALKILFDPLHRTAIYSDQQQIQAVVMDHQWQPIASHRRAMTTHREGVGERIWEALVPFELALHDPDQRYLQLMPRPHGPSALFGIGLALLLTLVRLKRHRPQPAQAGAELLLVGLTGLYGLAALLLIPGPPSRAH